GCCCAACCACGGAGGTGATGTTGATAATCCGTCCGCTGCGTTGGCGCACCATGCTGCGAGCAGCCGCCTTGCAGCAATTGAAGACGCTCTTAAGGTTGGTGGCCAATACTAGATCCCACTCGGCCTCTTTCATCGTCATCAGCAGCGTATCGCGGGTAGTGCCGGCATTGTTCACCAAGATATCTATCCGCCCGAACGCATCCAGCGCCTGCTGAATCAGGCGCTGTGCCTCGTCAAAGCGGCTAACATCGGCGATCACTACGATCGCTTCGCCACCGGTCTGGCGGATTTCCGAGGCCACCGCCTCGGCTGCTTCCACACTGGCATGACAATTCAGCACGACCTTGGCTCCCTCAGCCGCCAGACGGCGGGAGATGGCAGCGCCGATCCCACGTGAGCTACCTGTGACCACGGCGACTTTTCCGGTCAAACGCATGAACCTCTC
Above is a window of Anaerolineae bacterium DNA encoding:
- the fabG gene encoding 3-oxoacyl-[acyl-carrier-protein] reductase; protein product: MRLTGKVAVVTGSSRGIGAAISRRLAAEGAKVVLNCHASVEAAEAVASEIRQTGGEAIVVIADVSRFDEAQRLIQQALDAFGRIDILVNNAGTTRDTLLMTMKEAEWDLVLATNLKSVFNCCKAAARSMVRQRSGRIINITSVVGLIGQAGQTNYAASKAGIIGFSKSLARELGSRNITVNCVAPGYIPTALTEVLPEELKQAIIEQTPLKRMGRPEEVAAAVAFLASDDASFITGHVLHVDGGLAMC